Proteins found in one Primulina eburnea isolate SZY01 chromosome 16, ASM2296580v1, whole genome shotgun sequence genomic segment:
- the LOC140817578 gene encoding uncharacterized protein, translating to MGKIGTKMPNFCLNRIRPLVRVRSPPVQSKSQESETDQDNKDDPGSGVEKSGAVNGRRIMIVVDSSMEAKHAVQWALSHTVQSQDIIILFYVTKPSNQGERPSKKEVINPKIPEFLSGMKSMCQLKMPEVHVEVAVVEGREKGPTIVAEAKKQGVALMVLGQKKRSVTWRLMSMWAGKRVPAGGLAEYCVQNAGCMALAVRRKSKKLGGYLITTKRQKDFWLLA from the exons ATGGGAAAAATTGGCACAAAAATGCCTAATTTTTGCTTGAACAGAATCAGGCCGTTGGTTCGAGTTCGTTCGCCTCCCGTTCAATCCAAAAGCCAAGAAAGTGAAACCGATCAAGATAACAAAGATGATCCCGGCTCCGGTGTCGAGAAATCTGGGGCCGTCAATGGCCGCAGAATTATGATCGTCGTAGATTCCAGCATGGAAGCTAAGCACGCGGTGCAATGGGCACTTAGTCACACTGTTCAGAGCCAAGACATTATCATTCTGTTCTATGTCACCAAACCTTCAAATCAAG GTGAGCGACCAAGTAAGAAGGAAGTGATCAATCCAAAAATTCCTGAATTTCTCAGTGGTATGAAGAGTATGTGCCAATTGAAGATGCCTGAG GTACATGTTGAGGTTGCTGTGGTTGAAGGGAGAGAAAAAGGGCCAACCATAGTGGCGGAGGCCAAGAAACAAGGGGTGGCACTAATGGTGCTAGGCCAGAAGAAACGGTCGGTCACGTGGCGGCTGATGTCCATGTGGGCCGGAAAACGAGTGCCCGCCGGTGGATTGGCTGAATATTGTGTCCAAAATGCTGGTTGTATGGCCCTTGCTGTAAGGAGGAAAAGCAAGAAACTAGGTGGCTATCTCATCACTACTAAAAGACAGAAAGATTTCTGGCTCTTGGCTTGA
- the LOC140816714 gene encoding protein BIG GRAIN 1-like E, which produces MSTTEFNEINNYSFRRRHDSGELDVFEAARYFSGVHENLDDYNMINVFPHKSIIEEIQRPERMRLDSMMRNPIPPQNHAMHQKEIKKNKQPSSPGGRLATFLNLLFNHTSSKKFKSKSIGTIKDLEEATQLHGGRRIGRSSKIYSRNPKDTTSAADAVDSKSMYSCSSSGFRTPPLPFSNVPTKPDEEFVRFFYPKNGGNMKPKSLHDAFYFDKISTDYFALSIEDKLRIFNIKNSAVNWIDDECPSEEKGFRKFSDADDGADTDSSSDLFDLPNHDLDVHGNGLPVYETTYMNIIRRGALV; this is translated from the coding sequence ATGTCGACTACAGAATTTAACGAGATTAATAATTACTCGTTCCGCCGGAGGCATGATTCCGGGGAACTGGACGTTTTCGAGGCAGCCCGATATTTCTCCGGTGTTCATGAAAATTTAGACGATTACAATATGATCAATGTTTTTCCTCACAAATCCATCATAGAAGAAATTCAAAGACCTGAAAGAATGCGCCTCGACTCGATGATGCGCAATCCAATCCCTCCACAGAACCATGCAATGCATCAGAAGGAAATCAAGAAAAACAAGCAGCCAAGTTCCCCAGGTGGCAGGCTTGCAACTTTCCTGAATTTATTATTCAATCACACGAGTTCAAAGAAGTTTAAATCCAAATCAATCGGCACGATTAAGGATCTTGAAGAGGCAACCCAACTTCACGGTGGAAGAAGGATAGGAAGAAGCAGCAAGATCTACTCAAGAAACCCTAAGGATACTacttctgctgctgatgctgttGATTCGAAATCCATGTATTCATGTTCAAGTTCTGGTTTCAGAACACCTCCACTGCCATTTTCAAACGTTCCCACAAAACCAGACGAAGAATTTGTCCGCTTTTTTTATCCGAAAAACGGTGGGAACATGAAGCCGAAATCCCTGCATGAtgcattttattttgacaaaatAAGCACGGATTATTTTGCCTTGAGTATCGAGGATAAACTGAGGATATTCAACATCAAGAATTCTGCGGTGAACTGGATTGATGATGAGTGTCCATCGGAAGAAAAGGGATTCAGGAAATTCAGTGATGCTGATGATGGAGCGGACACCGATTCGAGTTCTGATCTGTTTGATTTACCAAACCATGATTTAGATGTTCATGGAAATGGTCTGCCGGTTTATGAAACAACCTATATGAACATAATCAGGAGAGGTGCTCTTGTTTAA
- the LOC140817349 gene encoding agamous-like MADS-box protein AP1 — MGRGKVQLKRIENKINRQVTFSKRRGGLLKKAHEISVLCDAEVGLIVFSHKGKLVEYATDSCMDRILERYERYSFAERQLAPNEPESPANWSLEYSKLKARIELLERNHRHYIGDDLDSMSQKDLQNLEQQLDTSLKNIRNRKNQLLYDSISELQRKEKEIREQNSILTKKIKEKGKEMIQSMQWERQYGPIAPPLPPPFLMAPQLPCLNIGGAFEGEAAEARRNELDLTLDSLYSCHLGCFAS, encoded by the exons atgggGAGAGGAAAGGTACAGCTGAAGAGAATCGAGAACAAGATCAACAGACAGGTGACGTTCTCGAAGAGGAGAGGCGGTTTGCTGAAGAAAGCTCATGAGATCTCAGTTCTATGTGATGCAGAAGTTGGTTTGATTGTTTTTTCCCATAAGGGGAAGCTTGTTGAGTATGCTACCGATTCTTG CATGGACAGGATCCTGGAGAGGTATGAAAGATACTCGTTTGCAGAAAGACAATTAGCTCCAAATGAACCTGAGTCACCT GCAAATTGGAGCCTTGAGTATAGCAAACTGAAGGCTAGGATTGAGCTCTTGGAAAGAAATCACAG GCACTACATTGGAGATGATCTTGATTCCATGAGCCAGAAAGATCTTCAGAATCTGGAGCAACAGCTTGATACTTCCCTTAAGAACATTCGAAACAGAAAA AACCAGCTCTTGTATGATTCTATTTCTGAGCTGCAACGAAAG GAGAAGGAAATACGAGAACAAAACAGCATCCTGACGAAAAAG ATCAAGGAGAAAGGGAAGGAAATGATACAGTCAATGCAATGGGAGCGGCAATACGGCCCTATTGCACCGCCGCTGCCGCCGCCATTTTTAATGGCTCCACAACTTCCTTGTTTAAACATCGG AGGTGCGTTCGAAGGAGAAGCTGCAGAAGCTAGAAGGAATGAGCTAGACCTCACTCTCGATTCGCTCTATTCGTGTCATCTTGGATGCTTTGCTTCCTAA